One Myxococcales bacterium genomic window, CAGCGAAGGCCGAGGAATCTGCCGGTCTCCTGACCTCGAGGACGCCCGAATGGCCAAGCTCGCTCGTCTCATAGCCCTCTGTCTCGCGCTGGTGCTCGGCGCCAAGGAGGCGAACGCCCAGGTCAGCCCGGAGCCCAAACGGAGCGACGGCTGGGGCACGGTCACGACGATCACCATGGTCGCCGGCGGCGCGACCGAGCTCCTGATGCCGCGTATCTTCTACGCGGACCCCGAGGTCACGGTGGGCTGGAAGGCCCGATGGCACGTGTCGGTGCTCGCGCCCGTGATGACGCTGACGTCGGCGACCTTGCTCAACGACCTCGCGCTGAAGAACCTCTTCAAGTCACACCGCCCCGGTTGCGATGAGTCGAACAACAAGCTCGCCGGCTGCGAGTCCTACGGCTCGCCTTCCACGCACGCCTTCGCCAGCTTCTCAGCCCTCGGCCACGGTGCGGCGGTCTTCGTCTTCGACACGTTCAAGTGGAGCGGCGGACGATTCAACGGCGGCGCCTTCGCCGGCCACCTCGCCGGACCGCTCGTCCTCGCGGGCATCACCGGCGTCGGACGCAGCGTCGGTGACTACGAGTCGTTCGGACAGGTCCTCGTGGGAGGCACCATCGGCCTTGGCGTCGGCTTCTTGAGCGGCCTCACCTACTCGCTGATGCAGCGCCCCGAGTGCGGCTACACGGGCTCGCTCATCTGCTGGTAGGATCCGCTGGCAGCGGAGCAGTTCAGGCGTTGGCCTCGTCGCTCGCTGGGATACCCTTCGACATCGAGGTCCTTTCCTCTCCGAAGATGGTGCGCCATGTCGAGTGGTGACGAGCAAGATGTCGAGACGGATGTGCCGGCCTTCCGCATCGCGGTCGTGGCGGAGCTGACGCCGCGGGAGGAGTTCCGAACCGCCGAGGCGCGCGACCCAACGGCCCTCCCCGTCCAGCGCACCACTTTCGACGAGACGCTCGCCAAGCTCGTTCCTCCGTTCACCATCGACGTGGATGACCCGTTCGGAGGCGCGCCGCTCCCGATCGATCTGCGCTGGCAGGCGCTCCGCGACTTGCGCCCTGACGGACTCGTCGACACGACGCCGATCCTCTCGGCGTTGCTCGAGGCGAAGCGCGTCTTGAGCGACGCCGGCTCCGCCAAGCGAGGCCCCGCCGAGGTGCGCGCGCACCTGGCGCGTGTGCTTCCCCGCGAGGGATGGGCGGCGTCGCTGACCGACGGAGCCGCGCCTTCCCCCGCGCCGGCCGCGCCGGCGGTGACCACACCCGAAGCGTCAAGCCTCGACGCGTTGCTCGACAAGGTGGACCTCACGACTCCCGCGGAGAGCCCCGGCGCCGATCCGATTTCGTCGCTGCTCTCGGCGGTGACCAAGAGCAGCCGCCCCAAGGCCGCGGCGCCGGCGGGCGCGACGGCCAACGTCGACGCGGCCTTCGTCCGCGTCCTATCGTCGATCTTGATCCACGACGAGGTCCGCCGCTTGGAGCGCCTCTGGCGCAGCGTAAAGCTCCTCGTAGACCACGCCGACGCACGACGGGGCGTCGAGGTGTTCCTCGTTTCTGCCTCCGATGCGGAGATCGACGGTGTGCTCGAGGCGCTCGGTGACGCTGACTCGGGCGCCTTCGACCTCGTCGTCCTCGGCGACGAGCTCCGGGCAACGGCGTCGTCGCTTGAGCGCGGCAAGCGAGCCGCCGCAGCTGGGGAGGCGATGCACGCGCCGGTCTTCGTTTCTGGCTCGGCGGAGCTGGTGGGCGGCACAGATTTGGCGTCCCTCGGCCGCGGTTCGCGCAAGCTATCGAACCAAGACGACGCGCGCTCCGTTGCCGTTCGCGCCGCGGCGGCCGACGACGCGATGCGCTGGCTCTTCGTCGCGCTGAACGGCGTATGGCTCCGCGCCCCCTACGACATGGCGGGCTCGCGCCTTCGCGGCATCTCGTTTCAGCAGCCGACCGACGACGAACGCTCTTGGGTGTGCGCCTGGCCCGCCTTCGCGCTCGCGGCGCTCTGCGCGAAGAGCTTCGCGGAGACCGGCTTTCCCACGCCCATTACGGCCCCCGCCCACGGGCTGAGCGGCCTCGTCGTTCGTGAGGTAAGCGACCGAGGCACAAGCGCTGCCGTGGCCACCGAGGCGTTCGTCAGCGACAGCGTTTCGCGCGAGCTCGCCGACGCGGGACTCGTGTGCTTTACAGGCATCGCGAACCGCGACGCGGCGCACGTGCTCACGGCGCGGGCCCTCGCACGGAGCGGCGGAGCGGCGCCGAAGGCGGCGGAAGGAACGCTTGCCGACGCCCTCTTCGTTGGAAGCATTGTCCGCGCCCTTCGGGAGCTCGGCGCGGCCATCCCGCCGAGCACACCGGAGGCGAAGATCGGCGCCGTCGCCGAGGCCGTTCTCCTCGAAATGTTCGCCGGCGCGCGTCCCCACGGCCCTGAGGTCTTCGCCGAAGCGAAGAACGGGGTTCTGTCGCTGCGCATCGTTCCTCACCGCGTGGCGGGGGTCACTTTGGAGGAGCTCTCCCTCGAGCTTCCGTTGCGCTAGAGCGATGGGCACCTGGCTCCTCTACTCTGAAGACGGGCAGCACCTCGGACCGGTGCCCTCCGAGTACGTTGCGCGAGCCGTCAAGAGCGGAGCCGTTCAGGCCAACCGCTGGATCACGGAAGCCGATCAACTCAGGTGGCGCCCCCTCGCGGAGGTTCCCGAGATCTGCGCGCTGCTTGAGAAGATGAGCCGCGGCGCCGCAAGTCCGCAGCAGCGCGACCGCACGGTCGTCGCGCTATCGGAAGCCTTTCCCGCCTTCCCCGGGGCCGCGCCGCAAGCCGGCAGCGTCGCCCCTTCGCCGACCGAGCGGGGCGGTTACCCGTCGAGCCCGCCGGCGACGATGACCGACGTGGCTGCGCTCCCGGGGCCCAGCTCCGCCGCGCCGAGCTCTGACGAGCCCATGTCATCGGAGCGAACGGTCATCGCGCCGTCCGTCTTCGAAGACGCGAATCCGAGCGATCCTAAGACGAAGAGCGCGCCGGGCGTCGCGCAGCCCGCCGCGGCAGCCGCCCCCGCAGACCTGGAGATCACCACGCGCCAAGCCCAGGGCGTGGCGCAAGAGGTAACGTTGCGGTCTCCGAAGGCGCCCGCCGGCCTGGTCATCAAGCCGCTCGTGGGCGTCGTGGATCCCATCACGGCCACCGTCCCGGCCGCCGCGTGGCAACAGAAGGCACCGCTCGGGCAAGGCGCCACGGTTCCCAGCGGGCAGGCCGTGCTCCAGGTGGAAGCGACGCCGCGGCCTACGC contains:
- a CDS encoding type VI secretion system contractile sheath large subunit, which encodes MSSGDEQDVETDVPAFRIAVVAELTPREEFRTAEARDPTALPVQRTTFDETLAKLVPPFTIDVDDPFGGAPLPIDLRWQALRDLRPDGLVDTTPILSALLEAKRVLSDAGSAKRGPAEVRAHLARVLPREGWAASLTDGAAPSPAPAAPAVTTPEASSLDALLDKVDLTTPAESPGADPISSLLSAVTKSSRPKAAAPAGATANVDAAFVRVLSSILIHDEVRRLERLWRSVKLLVDHADARRGVEVFLVSASDAEIDGVLEALGDADSGAFDLVVLGDELRATASSLERGKRAAAAGEAMHAPVFVSGSAELVGGTDLASLGRGSRKLSNQDDARSVAVRAAAADDAMRWLFVALNGVWLRAPYDMAGSRLRGISFQQPTDDERSWVCAWPAFALAALCAKSFAETGFPTPITAPAHGLSGLVVREVSDRGTSAAVATEAFVSDSVSRELADAGLVCFTGIANRDAAHVLTARALARSGGAAPKAAEGTLADALFVGSIVRALRELGAAIPPSTPEAKIGAVAEAVLLEMFAGARPHGPEVFAEAKNGVLSLRIVPHRVAGVTLEELSLELPLR
- a CDS encoding phosphatase PAP2 family protein, which gives rise to MTMVAGGATELLMPRIFYADPEVTVGWKARWHVSVLAPVMTLTSATLLNDLALKNLFKSHRPGCDESNNKLAGCESYGSPSTHAFASFSALGHGAAVFVFDTFKWSGGRFNGGAFAGHLAGPLVLAGITGVGRSVGDYESFGQVLVGGTIGLGVGFLSGLTYSLMQRPECGYTGSLICW